One window of the Eucalyptus grandis isolate ANBG69807.140 chromosome 8, ASM1654582v1, whole genome shotgun sequence genome contains the following:
- the LOC120286992 gene encoding basic proline-rich protein-like encodes RLQRLHLLHPNAAPAPPPTLAPPPPPAPPPTPPPTPPPTPTPAPPPPPAPTPPPALPPAPPPAPPPTPPPAPPPTPPPTLAPPPPPTPAPPLPPAPPPTPPPTPPPAPPPPPAPTPPPPPPRPTPPPPPPPAPPPAPPPTPPPTPPPTPPPTLAPPPPPAPPPTPPPAPPPTPTPAPPPPPAPTPPPAPPPTPPPAPPPTPPPTPPPTPPPTLAPPPPPTPAPPPPPAPPPIPPPTPPPAPPPPPAPTPPPPPPRPAPPPPPPPAPPPAPPPTPPPTPPPTPPPTLAPPPPPAPPPTPPPAPPPTPTPAPPPPPAPTPPPAPPPTPPPAPPPTPPPTPPPTPPPTLAPPPPPTPAPPPPPAPPPIPPPTPPPAPPPPPAPTPPPPPPRPAPPPPPPLPPAPPPAPPPTPPPTPPPAPPPTLAPPPPPAPPPTPPPAPPPTPTPAPPPPPAPPPTPPPAPPPTPPPTPPPTPPPTLAPPPPPTPAPPLPPAPPPTPPPTPPPAPPPPPAPTPPPPPPRPAPPPPPAPTPPPPPPRPAPPPPPPPAPPPAPPPTPPPTPPPTPPPTLAPPPPPAPPPTPPPTPPPTPPPAPTPAPPPPPPPAPTPTPPPPPPP; translated from the coding sequence CGCCTCCAGCGCCTCCACCTACTCCACCCCAACGCCGCCCCTGCACCTCCACCAACACTAGCCCCACCACCGCCTCCAGCACCTCCTCCTACTCCACCTCCGACACCACCTCCCACGCCAACGCCTGCTCCGCCACCACCCCCTGCACCTACACCACCTCCAGCGCTACCGCCTGCTCCACCTCCAGCGCCACCGCCCACTCCGCCACCAGCGCCACCGCCTACACCTCCACCGACACTAGCTCCACCACCGCCTCCTACACCCGCACCTCCACTGCCTCCGGCACCTCCTCCAACACCACCTCCCACACCACCGCCtgctccaccaccacctccggCACCTAcgccacctcctcctccacctcgaCCCACTCCACCTCCACCGCCACCACCTGCCCCGCCTCCAGCGCCTCCACCTACTCCACCCCCAACGCCGCCCCCTACACCTCCACCAACACTAGCCCCACCACCGCCTCCAGCACCTCCTCCTACTCCACCTCCGGCACCACCTCCCACGCCAACGCCTGCTCCGCCACCACCCCCTGCACCTACACCACCTCCTGCACCTCCGCCCACTCCACCTCCAGCGCCACCACCCACTCCGCCACCAACGCCACCGCCTACACCTCCACCGACACTAGCTCCACCACCGCCTCCTACACCCGCACCTCCACCGCCTCCGGCACCTCCTCCAATACCACCTCCCACACCACCGCCtgctccaccaccacctccggCACCTAcgccacctcctcctccacctcgaCCCGCTCCACCTCCACCGCCACCACCTGCCCCGCCTCCAGCGCCTCCACCTACTCCACCCCCAACGCCGCCCCCTACACCTCCACCAACACTAGCCCCACCACCGCCTCCAGCACCTCCTCCTACTCCACCTCCGGCACCACCTCCCACGCCAACGCCTGCTCCGCCACCACCCCCTGCACCTACACCACCTCCTGCACCTCCGCCCACTCCACCTCCAGCGCCACCACCCACTCCGCCACCAACGCCACCGCCTACACCTCCACCGACACTAGCCCCACCACCGCCTCCTACACCCGCACCTCCACCGCCTCCGGCACCTCCTCCAATACCACCTCCCACACCACCGCCtgctccaccaccacctccggCACCTAcgccacctcctcctccacctcgacccgctccacctccacctccaccactACCGCCTGCCCCACCTCCAGCACCTCCACCTACTCCACCCCCAACACCGCCCCCTGCACCTCCACCAACACTAGCCCCACCACCGCCTCCAGCACCTCCTCCTACTCCACCTCCGGCACCACCTCCCACGCCAACGCCTGCTCCGCCACCACCCCCTGCACCTCCGCCCACTCCACCTCCAGCGCCACCGCCCACTCCGCCACCAACGCCACCGCCTACACCTCCACCGACACTAGCCCCACCACCGCCTCCTACACCCGCACCTCCACTGCCTCCGGCACCTCCTCCAACACCACCTCCCACACCACCGCCtgctccaccaccacctccggCACCTAcgccacctcctcctccacctcgacccgctccaccaccacctccggCACCTacaccacctcctcctccacctcgacccgctccacctccaccaccaccgcctGCCCCACCTCCAGCACCTCCACCTACTCCACCCCCAACGCCGCCCCCTACACCTCCACCAACACTAGCCCCACCGCCTCCTCCTGCTCCACCCCCGACACCTCCACCTACTCCACCCCCGACACCCCCTCCCGCACCAACGCCTGCTCCAccacctccgccaccgccaGCTCCTACTCcgacaccaccaccaccaccaccaccatag
- the LOC120286993 gene encoding basic proline-rich protein-like produces the protein MKSYTTAFIKHYFTITYTRIISIIFPISPPTLVPPHQCHYGGLPLPVSSPLPPPPPQPILPPLPPIPPPTPPPMPPPTPPPTPPPPLPLPPPCPPPPPPTPTPPPTPPPTPPPIPPPTPPPAPPPCPPPPPPPPTPPPAPPPIPPPTPPPAPPPCSPPPPPPPTPPPAPPPIPPPTPPPAPPPCPPPPPPPPPPIPPPTPPPAPPPCPPPPPPPPTPPPTPPPAPPPIPPPTPPPAPPPCPPPPPPPPPTPPPTPPPIPPPTPPPAPPPCPPPAPPPPLPPPPPLPPSPPPPPAPPPLPLPPPLPPPPPPPPTPPPAPPPTPPPTPPPAPPPIPPPPPLPPPLPPPPPPPPAPPPTLPPPPAPPPTPPPAPPPLLPPPPAPPPPPPPPAPAPPPPPPLPPTPPPPPAPPPTPPPTPPPMLPPMPPPIPPPSPPPAPWPLA, from the exons ATGAAGAG CTACACGACCGCATTTATAAAACATTATTTTACCATAACATACACGCGCATCATTTCCATTATATTCCCAATTTCTCCACCGACGCTGGTGCCTCCCCACCAATGCCACTACGGCGGACTTCCCCTTCCTGTATCCTCACCTCTTCCACCGCCTCCACCTCAACCTATCCTGCCGCCGCTGCCTCCAATACCTCCCCCTACTCCTCCTCCGATGCCGCCGCCAACCCCACCTCCTACTCCACCGCCTCCACTTCCTCTTCCACCACCATgtccaccacctcctcctcctacgCCTACGCCTCCACCAACACCTCCACCTACACCACCGCCAATACCTCCTCCAACGCCACCTCCGGCTCCACCACCAtgtccacctccacctcctcctccgcctaCACCCCCACCTGCACCACCACCAATACCTCCTCCAACGCCACCTCCGGCTCCACCACCATGTTCaccgccacctcctcctccgcctaCACCTCCACCTGCACCACCACCAATACCTCCTCCAACACCACCTCCGGCTCCACCACCATgtccaccacctcctcctccaccaccaccaccaataCCTCCTCCGACGCCACCTCCGGCTCCACCACCATGtccaccgccacctcctcctccacctaCACCCCCACCAACACCTCCACCTGCACCACCACCAATACCTCCTCCAACGCCACCTCCAGCTCCACCACCAtgtccaccaccaccacctcctcctccgcctaCACCTCCACCTACACCACCACCAATACCTCCTCCGACGCCACCTCCGGCTCCACCACCATGTCCACCTCCTGCACCACCACCTCCActtcctccaccaccacctttACCGCcttcaccaccacctcctccagcACCTCCACCACTACCGCTGCCGCCGCCTttaccacctccaccaccaccacctccaacACCTCCGCCTGCACCGCCACCAACGCCACCTCCAACTCCTCCACCTGCTCCTCCTCCGattccaccaccaccacctttgCCGCCGCCTttaccacctccaccaccacctcctccagcACCTCCACCTAcactgccaccgccaccagcgCCACCTCCAACACCTCcacctgctcctcctcctctactGCCTCCGCCTCCTGCACCTccacctccccctccccctccagctccagctccacccccacccccaccttTACCTCCAACACCTCCTCCGCCTCCAGCGCCACCTCCAACGCCACCTCCAACGCCACCACCAATGCTGCCACCAATGCCACCGCCAATACCACCACCGAGTCCACCTCCTGCACCATGGCCACTAGCGTAA
- the LOC104416386 gene encoding pentatricopeptide repeat-containing protein At2g31400, chloroplastic — MASSTPPHCSLAASKPYQNHPYPQNNQRPNPNHPNHHHHHHRGGRGGNNPKLAAAHKVALAKPPLPSPHGPSNAASATAAAAATAAATATAAAEDPGFPSLPALNAPKSDLGPQFSGRRSTRFVSKMHLGRPKNSVGAPHTSVADEALQHAVRYGKDEKGFENVLLTFQSKLCGADDYTFLLREFGNRGEHWKVVRCFEFAVRRERRKNEQGKLASSAISVLGRLGKVDLARSVFDTALREGYGNTVYAYSALISAYGRSANSREAIKAFETMKNSGLKPNLVTFNAVIDACGKGGVELDKVLRIFDEMLKNGVQPDRITYNSLLAVCSRGGYWEAAKNWFYEMVDKGIDQDIVTYNTFLDALCKGGQLDSAIEIMSQMPAKNILPNVVTYSTMVDGYAKAGRSDEALSIFNNMRFLGIELDRVSYNTLLTIYSKLGDFQEVVDICKEMDDCRVVKDVVTYNALLGGYGKQGKYDDMTRVYKEMKAAQVCPNLLTYSTLIDMYSKAGLYREAMDAFKGLKQEGLQPDVVLYSALIDALCKNGLVESAVSLLHEMTREGISPNVVTYNSIIDAFGRYMSAEADFGGNRSSCPMLIEDLAENKTADAEGDSRIMKYFGQLASERGGPLKKDSRGRQEILCILGVFKKMHELEIKPNVVTFSAILNACSRCNSFEDASMLLEELRMFDNQLYGVAHGLLMGRRETVWVQAQSLFDEVRQMDPATASAFYNALTDMLWHFGQRRGAQLVVLEGKRRQVWDNVWSDSCLDLHLMSSGAARAMVHAWLLNIRSIVYEGHELPKLLSILTGWGKHSKVVGDGALRRAIEGLLTGMGAPFRLAKCNIGRFISTGSVVAAWLRESGTLKVLVLQDDRNHPASGGIHKISELQTLPL, encoded by the exons ATGGCTTCTTCAACGCCGCCCCACTGCTCCCTCGCCGCGTCGAAGCCCTACCAGAACCACCCTTACCCGCAGAACAACCAGCGCCCCAACCCCAACCAccccaaccaccaccaccaccaccaccgcggcggccgcggcggcaACAACCCCAAGTTGGCCGCCGCCCACAAGGTCGCCCTCGCCAAGCCCCCCTTGCCGTCTCCGCACGGCCCGTCCAACGCggcctccgccaccgccgccgccgccgccaccgctgccgccaccgccaccgccgccgccgaggaCCCCGGGTTCCCCTCCCTGCCAGCTCTGAATGCCCCAAAATCGGATCTTGGGCCGCAGTTCTCGGGCCGCCGGTCGACCCGGTTCGTGTCGAAGATGCACCTCGGCCGACCGAAGAACAGCGTCGGCGCCCCCCACACCTCCGTCGCCGACGAGGCCCTCCAGCACGCCGTTCGGTATGGTAAGGATGAGAAGGGTTTCGAGAATGTGTTGCTCACCTTTCAGTCTAAGCTGTGCGGGGCCGATGATTATACTTTCTTGCTGCGGGAATTCGGCAATAGAGGTGAGCATTGGAAGGTAGTTCGGTGTTTCGAGTTTGCGGTGCGGAGAGAGAGGCGTAAGAATGAGCAGGGGAAATTGGCTAGTTCTGCGATTAGTGTTCTCGGTAGGCTGGGGAAGGTTGACCTTGCGAGGAGCGTGTTTGACACTGCTTTGAGGGAAGGGTATGGTAATACCGTTTATGCATATTCTGCTTTGATTAGCGCGTATGGCCGTAGTGCGAATAGCAGGGAGGCGATTAAGGCCTTCGAGACGATGAAAAACAGTGGGTTGAAGCCGAATTTGGTCACTTTCAATGCGGTGATCGATGCATGTGGTAAAGGGGGCGTGGAGTTAGACAAGGTGTTGCGGATTTTTGATGAGATGTTGAAGAATGGGGTACAGCCTGACAGGATAACTTATAACTCTCTTCTTGCGGTTTGCAGTCGTGGGGGTTATTGGGAGGCGGCAAAGAATTGGTTCTATGAGATGGTGGATAAAGGGATCGACCAGGATATTGTCACGTATAATACGTTTCTGGATGCTTTATGCAAAGGTGGTCAACTGGATTCTGCTATTGAGATCATGTCGCAGATGCCCGCAAAGAATATCCTGCCTAATGTAGTCACTTACAGTACAATGGTTGATGGGTACGCAAAGGCCGGGAGGAGTGATGAGGCATTGAGTATCTTTAATAATATGAGGTTTTTAGGTATTGAGTTAGATAGGGTATCATATAATACATTGCTCACCATATATTCAAAGCTTGGTGATTTTCAGGAGGTTGTAGATATTTGTAAGGAGATGGATGATTGTCGCGTTGTGAAAGACGTTGTAACTTATAATGCACTCTTGGGAGGGTATGGCAAGCAGGGAAAATATGATGATATGACGAGAGTGTATAAGGAGATGAAAGCAGCGCAAGTGTGCCCCAATTTGTTGACCTATTCGACCCTGATTGACATGTACTCAAAAGCTGGTCTGTATAGGGAGGCCATGGATGCTTTTAAAGGGCTTAAGCAGGAAGGATTGCAGCCTGATGTTGTCCTTTATAGTGCACTTATTGATGCTCTGTGCAAGAATGGATTGGTAGAATCTGCCGTCTCTTTGCTTCATGAGATGACAAGGGAGGGTATAAGCCCCAATGTCGTCACCTACAATTCTATAATTGATGCTTTTGGTAGATACATGAGTGCTGAAGCTGACTTTGGTGGTAATAGATCTTCGTGCCCAATGCTTATTGAGGATCTTGCAGAGAACAAAACGGCAGATGCGGAAGGAGATAGCCGAATCATGAAGTATTTTGGGCAGCTGGCATCTGAGAGGGGAGGCCCATTGAAGAAAGACAGCAGAGGCAGACAGGAAATTCTTTGCATTCTGGGAGTGTTTAAGAAGATGCACGAGCTAGAAATCAAACCCAATGTTGTCACTTTTTCTGCTATTTTGAATGCATGCAG CCGCTGTAATTCCTTTGAAGATGCTTCCATGCTTTTGGAGGAACTTCGCATGTTTGACAATCAACTCTATGGTGTGGCGCATGGACTTCTGATGGGCCGCAGGGAGACTGTATGGGTTCAAGCCCAATCCCTTTTTGATGAAGTGAGACAGATGGACCCTGCAACTGCATCTGCCTTTTATAATGCTCTCACCGACATGCTTTGGCACTTTGGTCAG AGACGTGGTGCCCAATTGGTTGTACTTGAAGGCAAACGTCGCCAAGTGTGGGACAATGTCTGGTCAGATTCTTGCCTAGATTTGCACCTCATGTCTTCAGGGGCGGCTCGGGCCATGGTTCATGCATGGTTGCTGAACATACGATCTATTGTATATGAAGGACATGAGCTGCCTAAACTGCTGAG CATTCTGACGGGATGGGGCAAACACAGTAAAGTAGTGGGTGACGGTGCACTTAGACGAGCCATCGAGGGCCTCCTAACTGGCATGGGCGCACCCTTTCGGTTAGCCAAGTGCAACATAGGTAGGTTCATATCGACAGGGTCTGTAGTGGCTGCTTGGCTGAGAGAGTCCGGGACGCTTAAGGTTCTTGTACTTCAGGATGACAGAAATCATCCTGCGAGTGGCGGGATTCATAAAATCTCGGAATTGCAAACGCTGCCCTTGTAG
- the LOC104456672 gene encoding nodal modulator 1: MTPRATRALLCLLLAVSSAASSALADSIHGCGGFVEASQALIKSRKPSDGKLDYSEIAVELRTVDGLVKDRTQCAPNGYYFIPVYDKGSFELRVNGPEGWSWLPDKVPVVIDTAGCNNNNDINFQFTGFTVSGRVVGAVGGESCSRKNEGPSNVIVDLLSSTGDIVSSVSTSSEGSYKFKNVTPGIYSLRASHPDLNVEVRGSTEIELGFENGIVNDIFFVPGYDIRGSVVAQGNPILGVHIYLFSDDVVEVDCPQVDDHVILPSQRKALCHTASDADGKFVFKSIPCGTYELKPYYKGENTVFDVSPPVLSISVEHQHVTIPQKFQVTGFSIGGRVVDGNDAGVEGVKIIVDGHEKSITDKQGRYKLDQVTSNRYTIEAVKEHYKFKTLKDYLVLPNMASVADIQAISYDLCGVVRMVHSNHRAKVALTHGPENVKPQMKQTDESGNFCFEVPPGEYRLSALAATPETASGLLFMPPYTDVTVKSPTLNVEFSQALVNLFGHVECKEKCGSSVSITLTRMIGKRDEEKKTVSLIDDNSEFLFAKVFPGKYKLEVRHDSLKSKAGEDNWCWEQSIIDLDVGSEDVKGIVFVQKGYWVNVVSTHDVNAVMTQPDGSSLKLEIKEGSQRICVRFPGVHELRFEDSCIFFGSSSVKIDTSDPSPINLKGEKYLLKGLINVDSSLLQLPEDITVDVISNEGNAFEAARASLVSDGDEQTKTAAYQYSVWGNIGDKLTLIPRDSRDDSEKKILFYPRQHQILVTNDGCQSSIPPFSGRLGLYIEGSVSPPIPGVDVKVIAAGDSENGPLRKGEVALRTTTGSDGSFVGGPLYDDITYTIKASKPGYHLKRVGRNSFSCQKLGQVYVRVHSKDDAKEPIPSVLLSLSGDDGYRNNSVSGAGGTFLFDNLFPGSFYLRPLLKEYAFSPAAQAIELGSGESREIVFQATRVAYSATGIVTLLSGLPKEGVSVEARSDSGFYEESSTDSSGTYRLRGLLPGKTYTIRVARKDSLGSSMVERASPDSVTIQVQTEDIKGMDFVVFEQPEKTILSCHVEGQKMWESHSKLLVEIRSAIDPSKIESVFPLPLSNFFQVKDLPKSKHLIQIRSEVATNAFKFESDVIEVDLQKTSQIHVGPLRYRVIENYHKQDLTPAPVFPLIAGVSVIALFVSMPRLKDLYESTVGASAPGFNGAAKKEVRKSVVRKKTY; encoded by the exons ATGACGCCCCGCGCGACGCGCGCTCTGCTCTGCCTGCTGCTCGCCgtctcctccgccgcctcctccgccctcgccgaCTCCATCCACGGCTGCGGCGGATTCGTCGAG GCGAGTCAGGCTCTGATCAAGTCGAGGAAGCCGAGCGACGGGAAGTTGGATTACTCTGAAATCGCG GTTGAACTCCGCACTGTAGATGGATTGGTAAAAGACAGAACTCAATGTGCCCCCAATGGTTATTACTTCATTCCAGTTTATGACAAG GGTTCTTTTGAACTCAGAGTTAATGGACCTGAAGGATGGTCATGGCTTCCAGATAAG GTCCCTGTTGTGATAGACACTGCCGGTTGCAACAACAACAATGACATTAATTTCCAGTTCACTGG GTTCACGGTCTCAGGAAGGGTTGTTGGAGCTGTTGGTGGTGAGAGCTGTTCTCGTAAGAATGAAGGTCCTTCAAATGTAATTGTTGACCTTTTGTCTTCTACTGGTGATATTGTCTCTTCTGTTTCTACGTCATCTGAGGGAAGCTACAAGTTCAAAAATGTTACTCCAG GGATATACAGTTTACGTGCTTCTCATCCAGATTTGAATGTTGAAGTCAGAGGTTCAACTGAG ATAGAACTGGGATTTGAAAATGGCATTgtaaatgacattttttttgtcCCAGGGTATGACATCCGTGGATCTGTTGTTGCCCAG GGTAATCCAATATTGGGAGTTCACATTTACCTATTCTCGGATGATGTTGTTGAGGTGGACTGTCCGCAAGTCGATGATCATGTGATTCTGCCTTCACAGAGAAAAGCTCTCTGTCATACTGCATCTGACGCTGATGGAAAATTCGTGTTTAAATCCATCCCCTGTG GAACTTATGAGCTCAAACCTTACTACAAGGGTGAAAATACTGTATTTGATGTTTCGCCTCCAGTCTTATCCATTTCCGTTGAGCATCAGCATGTTACGATTCCCCAAAAGTTTCAG GTTACTGGATTTTCTATTGGCGGTCGAGTTGTTGATGGGAATGATGCTGGAGTCGAGGGTGTTAAGATTATAGTTGATGGTCATGAAAAGTCTATCACTGACAAGCAAGGACGGTACAAGCTTGACCAG GTGACATCTAATCGTTACACAATAGAAGCTGTAAAGGAGCATTACAAGTTCAAAACATTGAAGGATTATTTG GTGCTGCCTAATATGGCTTCAGTTGCAGATATCCAAGCAATTTCTTATGACCTGTGTGGTGTGGTTCGTATGGTCCATTCTAACCATAGAGCAAAG GTAGCTTTGACTCATGGTCCAGAGAATGTGAAACCTCAAATGAAGCAGACAGATGAAAGCGGAAATTTCTGCTTTGAG GTTCCGCCCGGTGAATATCGCCTCTCTGCTCTGGCTGCTACTCCAGAGACTGCTTCTGGACTTCTTTTTATGCCCCCTTATACTGATGTTACTGTTAAAAGTCCAACGTTAAATGTTGAATTTTCTCAG GCATTAGTGAACCTATTCGGTCATGTTGAATGCAAAGAGAAATGTGGCTCATCGGTTTCAATTACTCTTACAAGAATGATCGGCAAACGTgatgaagagaagaagacagtTAGTTTGATTGACGATAACAGTGAATTCCTCTTCGCAAAAGTTTTCCCTGGGAAGTACAAGCTTGAG GTGAGGCATGATTCGCTAAAATCAAAGGCTGGAGAAGATAATTGGTGCTGGGAGCAGAGCATCATTGATCTTGACGTTGGTTCTGAGGATGTAAAGGGAATTGTATTTGTTCAAAAAGGTTATTGGGTCAATGTCGTATCCACCCATGATGTAAATGCTGTTATGACTCAACCAGATGGTTCATCGCTAAAGTTGGAAATAAAG GAAGGTTCCCAACGTATATGCGTGAGATTTCCTGGTGTCCATGAACTACGCTTTGAGGACTCGTGTATATTCTTTGGAAGTTCTTCAGTGAAAATTGATACATCAGATCCTTCA CCCATTAATCTAAAAGGAGAGAAATATCTTCTCAAAGGACTTATTAATGTTGATTCAAGTTTGCTTCAATTACCAGAAGACATCACTGTGGATGTGATAAGTAATGAGGGAAATGCTTTTGAGGCTGCCAGGGCAAGTCTTGTATCTGATGGAGATGAACAGACAAAGACTGCTGCATACCAGTATTCTGTGTGGGGGAACATTGGAGATAAATTAACCTTAATTCCTCGAGATTCCAG GGATGACAGCGAAAAGAAGATCTTGTTCTATCCAAGACAGCATCAG ATTTTGGTAACAAATGACGGCTGTCAATCCTCAATTCCTCCATTCTCTGGTCGACTTGGGTTGTACATTGAAGGATCAGTCTCGCCACCTATTCCTGGTGTTGATGTTAAGGTTATAGCTGCAGGAGACAGTGAGAATGGTCCACTAAGGAAAGGTGAAGTAGCCCTTAGAACTACAACAGGCTCAGATGGTTCATTTGTTGGAGGACCTCTGTATGATGATATTACTTACACTATTAAGGCTTCAAAG CCTGGTTATCATCTAAAGAGAGTTGGGCGTAATTCATTTTCCTGTCAAAAGCTTGGTCAAGTATATGTTCGTGTTCATTCCAAAGATGATGCAAAAGAACCCATCCCTTCTGTGCTACTGTCATTGAGTGGTGATGATGGTTACAGAAACAACTCTGTATCTGGGGCTGGAGGAACATTCCTCTTTGATAACTTATTCCCTGGGAGTTTCTATTTGCGTCCTCTTCTTAAG GAGTACGCCTTCTCACCTGCAGCACAGGCGATAGAACTTGGTTCCGGGGAGTCCAGAGAAATTGTGTTTCAGGCAACCCGAGTTGCTTACAG TGCTACAGGCATTGTCACTCTTTTATCTGGCCTGCCAAAAGAAGGTGTTTCTGTTGAAGCTCGTTCAGATTCAGGATTCTATGAGGAGTCATCGACAGATTCATCTGGAACTTACCGTCTGAGAGGACTTCTTCCTGGCAAAACATACACAATCAGAGTAGCAAGGAAGGATAGCCTAGGAAGTTCTATGGTTGAGCGAGCATCTCCAGATTCTGTTACTATTCAG GTCCAAACTGAGGATATTAAAGGAATGGATTTTGTGGTCTTTGAACAGCCAGAGAAAACCATATTGAGTTGCCATGTTGAAGGACAAAAAATGTGGGAATCGCACTCAAAGCTCCTGGTTGAGATAAGATCAGCCATCGACCCATCTAAGATTGAATCAGTCTTCCCACTCCCTCTGTCCAACTTCTTCCAGGTGAAGGATTTGCCTAAGAGCAAACACCTCATTCAGATCCGATCTGAAGTTGCTACTAACGCATTCAAGTTTGAGTCTGACGTTATTGAGGTTGACCTACAAAAGACATCTCAGATCCATGTTGGTCCTCTCAGATACAGAGTTATTGAGAATTACCACAAACAG GATTTAACTCCTGCACCTGTATTTCCTCTTATTGCTGGAGTCTCCGTGATCGCTCTGTTTGTCAGCATGCCAAG GTTGAAGGACTTATACGAATCCACAGTCGGAGCATCGGCACCGGGGTTCAACGGAGCTGCTAAGAAGGAAGTGAGAAAATCAGTAGTTAGAAAGAAGACATACTGA